AATAGTAAGATATGGAGCTTGAAAGATGAAGGCGGTATTCTTCCTGCCCTTCGACTAAGCTACCATGAGCTTTCTGCATgtttgaagcaaatgtttgcATACACTTCCTTGTTCCCCAAAGATTATGTTTTTGAGAAAGAGGACTTGATTCTTCTGTGGATAGCCGAGGGGTTTTTGCACAAATCAACTACAGGTGAGCcaacaaaaattaaacatttgGGTGAGAAGTATTTCGGTGAGATGTTGTCAAAGTCATGTTTTGAACATGTAAATAGTGATAAATCGTTGTTTGTGATGCATGATCTCATGAATGATTAGGCAACATCTGTTGCCGGAGATTTTTTTGTAAGGTTAGACATTGAAATGaagaataaagatgaaatgCAAAGCTTGAAAAACTGCCGCCACATGTCCTTTGTTCGTGAGGAACTTATGACCTACAAAAAGTTTCAGGCATTCAAAAGCGCAAATAGTTTAAGGTCGTTTTTTGCAGTTCCGATTGTGTCGAGAAATAATTTGAAAAGATTTATTTACCTAATAAGATTTTGTTTGACATTCTTCTCCAGTTACCATTATTAAGGGTTCTTTGCTTGAATAAAATATGGAAGTAAAGGTACCAGAGTTCGTTGGAAATTTGAGGCACCTGCGGTATCTTAATCTATCTCAATCTCCAATCACACATTTACCAGACAATATTGGTAATCTTTATAACTTATAGACGTTGATCGTCTTTGGTTGTGACAATTTGATAAAGTTGCTTGACAGCTTCTTAAAGCTCAAAAATTTGCGGCATTTAGACATTAGGGACACTTGACTATTGAAGAAGATACCTTTAGGTATTGGTGAGATGAAAAGCCTACAAACTCTTTCTAAGATCCGTATCGGGGGTGAAAACGGGTTTCCAATAAGTGGGttaaagaacttgaagaatCTTCGTCGGAGAGTTTGCATTGATGGGCTAGACAAATTACAAAACAATGATCAGGCACAAGAGATGGACCTATCACAGATGAGGCCTAGTGGGGTGGTGGAATGAAGTGATGTGTTTGATAAATCTCAAAAGCAAAGACTTGAAACAGAGGTCCTGGATATGCTTAATTAAGCCTCATAGTGATAATCTGAAATTACTTGAAGTTGTGTCATATGGGGGCACAAAATTTCCAAAATGGGTCACAGATTCATCGTTCATAATGTTGACTAGTGTTTCCATTCACAAATGTAGAAATTGTAAATTTTTGCCACCACTTGGGCATATGTCTTCACTGAAGAAGTTGTTTATTGAAAGCATGGATGATGTAAAAGAGGTAGGTTTAGAGTTACTCGGGAATGGTCCTACAACATTCCCTTCACTTGAGATTCTAAGATTTAAAAACATGCCACAATGGGAGGTATGGTCAGTTAATGTGGGTGTTGTTGTGTTTCCATGCCTTAAAGAGCTTCATATAGAAGAATGTCCTAATATGGCACGATGGGAGGTACGATCAGCAAATGGTGATGAAATAGTGTTTTCATGCCTTCAAGAGCTTCTTGTGAATCGTTGTCCTAATTTGGTAAAAGTATCACTTAAAGCACTACCCTCGTTAAGGAATTTAAAGGTATGGAATTGTGGTGGTGTTTTGTTGACAAGTCTGGTTGGTTTAGCTTCATCAATCACCAAATTGagtataatacatatattaggACTTCGTGATAAGATGTGGGGTAGTGTTGTTGAGTATCTTGGGGCTCTTGAAGAATTAAGAATCAGCGGTTGTGAAAAACTAAGAAATTTGTGGGAAGCATCAGAGGCATGTAAGGAGATTCTTATGAATCTAAAAAAGTTGAAAGTATGGTATTGTGGGAAATTGGTGAAAATAGGAGGAGAGAAAGAGGAAGGGGAAGGGAGCAACCTACCCTTCTTAACATCTCTTAAGATGATAAAGATATGGAGGTGTAAGAATCTCAAGCATCTGAGTTGTCCAGGGAATATTGAAACATTGGATATATGATTGTAATTCAATTACATGTGTCACCTTCCCAACCGAAGGAGGAGGATGGCAGAAGCTCAATTCATTGGATATAAGGAATTGTAATTCGGTATTGAAAGAGGAGTTGGAAAAgcaaatggtaataataattaacaacaACATAAACATCCCGTCCATGCTTCAAGTCTTAAACATTGTCGGTTGGGAAAATCTGAAATCAGTAACGATATTTAGATGTTTCATTCAGGTCACCAAGCTGGAAATTATAAATTGTAGGAAAATAAAGGTATTTCCCAATTTGCAGACTCTCACCTCGTTAAAGTATCTGGAAATCTCGAAATGTACAAGTATGGATGGCCCTCCCCGCAGAAGAAGCAATGATGTAATTGGGGTTTGGCCTCCTAAATTGGATTCATTACGTATAGGGATATTGAAGAGGCCCATATCAGAATGGGGGCCACTTCCAATCTCACTCGTTGAACTAGTTTTATGGGGTGGATTTAGATCATCATCCATAGAAGATGAAGACGACATCGAGAGTTTCCCAGCCGCATTTCTTCCATATTCATTATCACCATCTCTTAGTGaacttatattaatttgttttaagaaaatggaaagTATATCATCAGGACTCGAACACCTCACCTCCCTCCAACATCTCAGAATTGCTGATTGTccaaagatgaaagatctaccAGAAACGCTCTTATCTTCACTTTTGAGTTTGTATATAAGCAGTTGCCCAAATAAAGAACTGAAAGAAAAGATGATGAGCAAAAGAGGATTCTATAGACCCCTTATTTCCCATATTCCTA
The Erigeron canadensis isolate Cc75 chromosome 2, C_canadensis_v1, whole genome shotgun sequence DNA segment above includes these coding regions:
- the LOC122589164 gene encoding putative disease resistance RPP13-like protein 1, giving the protein MCLINLKSKDLKQRSWICLIKPHSDNLKLLEVVSYGGTKFPKWVTDSSFIMLTSVSIHKCRNCKFLPPLGHMSSLKKLFIESMDDVKEVGLELLGNGPTTFPSLEILRFKNMPQWEVWSVNVGVVVFPCLKELHIEECPNMARWEVRSANGDEIVFSCLQELLVNRCPNLVKVSLKALPSLRNLKVWNCGGVLLTSLVGLASSITKLSIIHILGLRDKMWGSVVEYLGALEELRISGCEKLRNLWEASEACKEILMNLKKLKVWYCGKLVKIGGEKEEGEGSNLPFLTSLKMIKIWRCKNLKHLSCPGNIETLDI